The genomic interval AAATGGAGGTCGGCTATGGTGTGATCGGAGGAGCCTTCCAGCCAGTGGATGTCGTCTGTTTCGGGTTTGCGTGGTTTCGGATAGTAGGGTGCGCCCTGATTCCGGTCGTCGAATGCCCATGCCCAGTCTTTGGAATGTACGTAAATGGGTGCGGGATGTCGGTCGTACAAATCCGCCAGCGCATTGATGTGGTCATAGTGTGTATGAGTTAGTACATAGGCGGCGACTTCAAGGCGGTGTTTTTCCAGGCATTGAAGAATATATTCGGCATCGAAGCCGGGGTCAAAAATAAGAGTTTTGTTTTCGGCGTTCCAGATGAGATAGCACATCTCCTGATACGCCCCGGTGGGAATGGGCAGAATATTCATCGGTTTTCGGTAGGGGTATTTTTCGCTCCGCCGGGCTTGCGGGTGTAGACGCAATGAATGACCATATTGCCTTTGAGTTTGCCGGAATTTTTTCCGGCGGGCTGGACGGTCAGAGAACGGACATCGTAACGTACACCCTGTTGCTGAAGTTCGGTCAGAAAGTTAACCAGCGATTCGAGTGTACCATCCCATACACAGTTGATGGGCAGTTCAAAGAGGTCGCCGGTCGGGTTTTCGGAGCGTGGCTGGTTACGGGTAATGTGAAGTCCGTGTCTGCCGGCAATCGAGTTGATGCTTTTCATCAGTTCCGGTGAAACGGAACGCTGTTCAGTATCGAAAACGCGGAGATCCTTCTGGCGTTCGTTGAGTTCCTCGATCCAGTTCTGCTGCATGCGGATACGGGCTTCGTCCAGCAGAATCTGCTGTTTAAGATTTTCAATCTTGGTTTTGTTGGTACGGTGCACCGCCATTTTATTGTGAATAACGATGTAGGTCAGTCCGCCCATAATGAGGGTGAGGGTGGCGACGCCGAGAATCATTTCCCGTTGTGAGATTTTCATGAATTCTCCTCCTGCCGTGAGAGGGGAAGAGTCACCGAGAAGACAGCACGCCGGACGCCTTTTGTGGTTTTTTCAGTCACGGATTCATTTCGTACTCCATCGAACAATTCGGATTTGTTCAGAGTAGCGAAAAAATCGGTAATGATACTTTTATCGCGCCCTGTGCCGCGAAGGGTCACCCCTTTGTCCTTGGAGTAGTTATAAGAGACAAATTCTATATCACCGGCGGGCAGCAGGCGGGTGGCTTCACGCAGGCATTCGAGCGAAGAGTAGGTCCGGTCTGAAGCGGCTTTGAGCTTTTCGAGTTTATTTTTATTCTGTACGGCCTGCGCTGCCAGCGGAGCAATGGCATCCGCCTGCTTCTGTATTGTCGCCAGCTTCATGTCGCGCACTTTGAAGATGCTCAGGAAAATGAGCAGTACCGAGAGCCAGACCGCAGCAATACTTCCGGTCAGAATGGTAAACTGTTTACGCATTCTGCGGTTTTTTTCCTGCTCAAGCCATTCCGCGGGAATCAGCTCAATCCGTGATTCTCCACTGAGCGTCCTGCGCAGAATCCCTTCGGAAAGTGGCGGAAGTTCGGGCAGTGTACTGTTTTCAATCTGTACGCCGGTTTTTTCAGCAAGTTTATTGAGAAAGGGCTGCGGCAGACGTTCGAGCGTCCAGAAATGTATGCTTTCCGGGCCCGGCAGGTCGTATTCGGCATCAAGTGTGGTCAGGGTATAACTGAATTCGTAGACCAGTTCATCAATCACATCGGGATCGTCCGGACTTCCGGTCAACGGACGGAAGGTCAGAGGCTGTCCGTGGTGCAGCACTGCGAGAACGAAGTCGATTCCATCGGCAATTATGATCATTTCGCAGTCGCTGCCGGTCAGGCGGTTTTCATGCTGCAGCAGATCCAGCCAGCCGAGAATCCGTGCATCGATGCTGTGAATGCGTGTTCCGTATTTTTCAAATACCTCACCGATGCGATTAATCTGTTCGCGCCGTACGGCGGCCATCAGTACCCGGGAAGTATCGGATCCGACGCTGAGTGTTTCGTGGGAGACCGCAAGCAGATCAATCGGGAAGGGCGAAATTTTATCGACCTGAAACCCGACCATATCGGCCACTTCGGCCGGATCGGCAGAGGGAAATTCCATGGTACGCATCAGCAGATCGGAGGCCCGCAGGGCGATCGTGACTTCGCCTTTCAAGTGGTTCGATAGATTCGGGAACTCGTCGGTCTCAGGCTGCTCCGCTGTAAGGGCCTCCGGCAGATCGATATCCAGCCGGTTCTGACTGACCGGTTCGGTACCTTCCTGCGAAATCTTCACAGAGGTCCATTCAATTCCATCGGGTGTGCGGCATACCGCTGTCACCGTTTTTTCCCGGAACTTATTTATTTTGCTTAACAGGTCCTTCATTCCAGTAAACTACTACGGAGTCCTTGCTTTTCATGAGGAAGATTGCCTCGATCTGATATTGCTGACCGTAAATATCTCCCACAGACGTTACCTTCACAAAACTACTTTGCAATTTAAATTTGCCGGGATCGGCACCCACCTGTTCCAGCGAACGAATGCCGTCATCAAGCGTGCCCGCTTCCATATCCTCGCCCATGCGTGCTTCGAATACACTTTCGAGCTCCCAGTCCTCGTATTCCGAGAAGCTGAGCAGCAGGTCTTCCGAAGCCGTATTCAGATTGACTTTTCCGTCGCCCCAGACGGTGAGAATGTCATAAATGCCGAAAATTTCGTCACTTTCCTCGTCGGCCGGCTTGCCGTAAAGAATTTCAGGGCCCCAGTTTTTGATGAGCAGCAGTTCCTCGACGCTGTCAAGCGGGCCGTTTTTTACCGGGTAGCCGGCCTCCTGATAGAAAGGGTCGTCGGATTCAGCGCCATTGAGCTGATGATCGTCACTGGTATCGGTCCAGTCGATCAGACAGTCGATCATGGCATCCCAGTCGGTATTGGGAATATTTGCCATCTCGAAAATATCCAGCCACTGATCCCGGGTTAAAAGATTCACATTACGGCCTGCCTCGGCGGATTCGATTCTGATGGTGAACTGACTGCCGTCATCGAACGGAATTGTACGGTTTACTGCCAGGCCGCGCTGGACAAAAAGGGCATCCTGCATGAAGCCGTTTTTGTCCTCGTCCAGATCCTCGATTTCGAGCTGTTTGGCTTTGGCCTGCTCATCGAGGATGGCCCGGGCATATTCCAGTCCTGAGTGGGCCATCATTTCCGCACGCCACTTTTTACGTTTATGCGAAACCAGCATGGCCTCCAGATTGACCTCAAACGAAAATGATCCGACGATAAGCCCTAGAATCATCAGCACCATAATGGCCACCAGCAACGCCGCGCCTTCCTGTTGTGTTTTCAGATGGTTGATTGGTTTCAGCATCAGACTATTTCAGGGATGGACCTGTGATTTTATCCTGTACCGATTCCGCCACGGGGATTTCCAGTACACGCATGAAAGGTATGGGATCTTCATCTTCATCGTCGGAGGCGACATAAACGGTGATCTGAATCCGCTCCGGTACGGAGTTCTCCTTTTCCCATTCTTCGGTCCATTCCTCATTTTCAAAATCCCAGACCAGGATTTCCAATCCCTGTACGGCTGAGGAGACCAGAATCGGTTCGGCGTCAAATTCACTTTCTTCGTCTTCAACATCGGGAACCGCCGGCATTGCTGTTGCAAACAGAGCTGGAGCCCCGGATTCCTCGTCGATATATATTCTGAGCCGGTGCGGTCCGCGGGCAAAGGGTGAATCGTAGGGCATCATCGCTCCGCTGGAAGTTACAAAGCTGATGGAGTCCGCCGGCAGACCGCCCGAGGAATCTTTTTCGAAAGTAAACGCATAGGTTTTCCGAGGGTTGAAAAAATAGATGGTTGAGTTCAGGGCGGCTTTGATCTGCTGCATGGCGAAGTCGCCATGTTTGATTCCATCCATCACCTCAATTCCGCGTTTCCAGCCACGTACGGTGCCGCTGAAGGCCTGAAAGGCGATGGACATGGCAATCACCAGCAGCGTCAGCGCCACCAGTAATTCCAACAGGGTGAACCCTCGGCATTTATTCAGATGGATGATTTCCGGTTTCACTGTTCTGGTTTCAGTTGGTCTGGCTGGTAACCACTTCGGCGTTCGGGGCATAACGGAACATGGTGATTTCTTCAAAAGCGGCGCGGCCTTTTTCCGACCAGGTCACCCGCAGGGTTTCGAGAAAAAGGCCGGGGCGCTCCTCTTCATCGAAAAACTTAATTTCACGGAACCAGGTATAGCCCTCCACGTCTTCAAATTCGCCTTCTTCGGTCATTTCTTCCACATCGACTTCTTCAATCGGATAAAGCATATCAATCTGCTGAATCAGACCGCGGGCCACATCGCGGTTACGCGCCGTTCGAACTACGGAAAGGCACTGCGACATCGCGGTCATCAGTGCCGAAACGCCGACGCTGAGGATCACCAGGGCCAGCAGGACTTCGACTAAAGTAAGTCCCGATTTGGATTTGTGAGCATGCTTCATAAAGACCACCGGAATCATCCCAATTTGACGGGATGATATAAAGACAAACATGCACTGGTTTTTATTACCTGTTATTCGCGGTTTGCTGAAAGTGCCGCAATCTGCAGCAGCACATTACAGACCGAGAGGTATTCCTGGATGTCCACATATTCCTCCACCTGATGGAATTTATGCGAACCGGTGCCGAGGGTGACGGTCGGGAGTCCTTTTTCGTTAAAATTATTGGCATCCAGTCCGGCGTCCATGATCAGCGGCTGCGGTTCCAGACCGGCCTGTTTTACGGCC from Verrucomicrobia bacterium S94 carries:
- a CDS encoding prepilin-type N-terminal cleavage/methylation domain-containing protein → MFVFISSRQIGMIPVVFMKHAHKSKSGLTLVEVLLALVILSVGVSALMTAMSQCLSVVRTARNRDVARGLIQQIDMLYPIEEVDVEEMTEEGEFEDVEGYTWFREIKFFDEEERPGLFLETLRVTWSEKGRAAFEEITMFRYAPNAEVVTSQTN
- a CDS encoding prepilin-type N-terminal cleavage/methylation domain-containing protein, with product MPRTPKWLPARPTETRTVKPEIIHLNKCRGFTLLELLVALTLLVIAMSIAFQAFSGTVRGWKRGIEVMDGIKHGDFAMQQIKAALNSTIYFFNPRKTYAFTFEKDSSGGLPADSISFVTSSGAMMPYDSPFARGPHRLRIYIDEESGAPALFATAMPAVPDVEDEESEFDAEPILVSSAVQGLEILVWDFENEEWTEEWEKENSVPERIQITVYVASDDEDEDPIPFMRVLEIPVAESVQDKITGPSLK
- a CDS encoding MBL fold metallo-hydrolase; the protein is MNILPIPTGAYQEMCYLIWNAENKTLIFDPGFDAEYILQCLEKHRLEVAAYVLTHTHYDHINALADLYDRHPAPIYVHSKDWAWAFDDRNQGAPYYPKPRKPETDDIHWLEGSSDHTIADLHFQCLETPGHTPGGCCLLFPESRIMLTGDTLFKGSCGRTDLPGGNPKQMKDSLKKLKQLPDEIQIFPGHGDSSTIGHEKASNFFMQ